A region of the Halosolutus amylolyticus genome:
CGTCGACGGCCCCGTCGCGACCTCCGCGACGATCTTCAGCACGTACGCGCTCACGCTCACCGTCCTGTCGATCGTCTTCGCCGCGATCGTCCTCTACCTGCTGACGCCCTCGGCGAGACGCGCCGAGGACATCACGGCGTACATCCCGGAGGCGGAACTGTTCGAGGCATCAGCGGACGGGGGCACCGGTGAGGACGCCGTCGACGAACCGACCCCGGAGACGGGATCCGACGGGGGGCCGGACGACGGCCCCGTGCCCGCAGAGCGGATCGACAACAGCAAACTGCTCGGCGGGATCATCGCCCTGACGGGCGTCGCCGTGGTCGGCTGGCAGTTCTGGACCCAGGGGCTCGACGCGCTGAACCTGAACGTACTCAACTTCGCGTTCCTGTTCGTCGGTATCGCGATCTACACGCAACCGGCGGTCTACCGCGAGCGCTTCGGCGAAGCCGCGGAAGCCGCCGCGGGGATTATCCTCCTCTTCCCGTTCTTCGCCGGGATCCAGGGGATGATGACCGGGTCCGGCCTCGCGGAGACGATGGCCGAAGGGCTACTCGCGGTCTCGTCGGTAGACACGTTCCCCGTAATCGCCTGGCTCACTGCAGCGGTCGTCAACCTCTTCGTCCCCTCCGGCGGGGGAGAGTGGATCGTCCTCGGCCCGTCGGTTCTCGAGGCGGCTCACGATCTCGGCGTGCCGACCGGTCAGGCGACGATGGCCTACGCCGTCGGTGACGCCCACACGAACCTGCTGAACCCGTTCTGGGCGCTCCCGCTGCTGGCGATCACGCGGATCCGGGCCCGCGAGATGTTCGGCTACGCGATCGCGATGTTGCTCGCGCTGATCCCGTTCCTGGCGGTGGCCCTGTACGTCGTGCCGTACTGACGGCCGGTCGTACGACCGTGCCACCGTCGCTGTTCGACCGGACCGTTCGTTTTGCAGACAGGTTTTATCTGTCGGTGGCGTCCACTGGGTACTCATGGAACCCCTGTCCGATCCGGTCCGTCTGCGTACCCGTTCGGACGTCGACGTCCACGAGGAGACACGAACCGTCCCGCAGGCCGAGTTCGAAGCCATGCGCGGCACCGTCGACAGCCACGTCGCCGTCGGCCTCCCCAACGACGACGGGGCGGTCCTCCTACAGGACGACGGCTCGCACGGGTGGAGTCTGCCCGCCTTCACTGTCGAGTCCGGCGAGGAGTGGACGGCGATCGGTCGCCAGGGAGTGACGCGACTGGCGGGCGTCCCCGTCGAACTCGATCGGCCGGAACGCCTCCGCCGCATCGATATCCAGCCGGACGGGACGGCTGACGGGGGCATTCGCATGTACAACGTCGTCTATCGAGCAGTTCCCGTCGAGGGACGTCCGGTCACCGACGACGTGCCCGCGGACGTTCGAGACGTCGACTGGTTCGACCGCGTTCCCGCCGAACAGGACGGCGAACTCGCGGCGGACATCCGGCTGTTCGTCGCGTGACTGGCGGACGCAAAGCCCTCGTATCGACGGACTGGCGGGCTACTGCTCGGGGGCGTCGAGCGCCGTCCCGTCGAGCCACTCGGACGCCCAGCACTCGATCTCGTCGAAGACGGGTTCGAGCGACTCGCCTTTCTCGGTGAGGCTGTAGTAGGTCGCGATCGGCGACTCCTCCTCGATGCGGCGTTCGACGAACCCCATCTCGCCGAGGTCGTCGAGCACCCGCGAGAGCGTGCGGGCGTTCGCCCCGGTCGACCGCTTGAGTTCGTTGAACCGCTGTTCGCCGTCGAGCAGGGTGTGGAGGACGGCGAGTCGCCACTGGGAGCCGATCTGTTCGAGCGACTCGATGACGGGGCAGGCCTCGGCGTTCCGTTCGCGGGTCTCGGCGTCGGACTGGGCTGGCGGCATCGGTGGTACACCATTCCCCCTGGATCACTATAGCAGTTCGGTTTCGAACCAGCTAACAGAACGTTAGTTTAGATCGACGGCCGTCGGCGGATCCCGGATTCGGCGGGATCGACGACGATCGTGACAGTTTCTACGACTGTAACTGGCCGCTAGACTTTACTGGGGGCCACCCCTGAGTCGAGCCAATCAATGGCGATACTCGAAGTGGACGACCTCCGGAAGGAGTACGGTGGGTTCGTCGCCGTCGAGGGGAGTTCGTTCTCGATCGAGCGCGGCGAGGTGTTCGGCGTCGTCGGCCCCAACGGCGCGGGCAAGACGACGACGCTGAAGATGCTCGCCGGCCTCGTCGAACCCACCGACGGTCACGCCGTCGTCGCCGGCCACACGCCCGGCGAGCCGGCGATGCAGCGACGGCTCGGGTTTCTCCCCGAGGAGTCGCCGCTGTACGAGGAGATGACCGCCGTCGAGTACCTCTCCTTTTTCGCCGACCTCTACGGCGTGCCCGATTCGGTCGCGGACGAGCGGATCGCCGCGTCGCTCGATCGACTCGAACTCGAGCACCGCGATCGGCGGATCGGCAACGTGTCGAAGGGGATGAAACGCAAGGTCGCGATCGCGCGGGCGCTGGTCAACGACCCCGACGTGTTGATCTTCGACGAACCGGCGTCGGGGCTGGATCCGCTGACGACGAACTACATCATCGAGTTCACTCGGGAACTCGCCGCCGAGGGGAAGACGGTCGTCTTCAGCGCGCACAACCTCTTTCACGTCGAGAGCATCTGCGATCGGGTCGTCATCATGAACGACGGGCGGATCATCGCCCGGGGGAGCGTAGAAGAGATCCGCGACGCCCACGGCGGCACGGAGTACCACGTCTACGCGACGGCCGACGCCGGGGACGGAATCGCGGAGAACGGTCACTACCGCCACGTCGTCGAGGAGATGGCCGCAGTGGAATCGATCCGCGAGACCGTCCAGGCTGCCGGCGGCCGCGTCGTCGACATCGAGACGAAGACGCCGACCCTCGAAGAGATCTTCCTCGAGGTCGCCGGCGACGCCGCGGAGGCCGACGTGTGAGCGGGCCGAGCGGACCCGGCGACGATCTGCCCGGCCGCCTCCACCGCCTCCGCGGTCAGTGGTCGCGAACCGGCCGGATCGCCCGCTGGGAGGTCGTTCGAAGCGCCAGCACGGTCGATCGCAAGACCGTGGCGGTCCTCGCGGCGATGCTGGTCGTGGTCGGCGTCGTCGGGATCTCCGTGGCCGGCGACGGCATGGGCCTCGAGGACGGGATATACGTCGTCGGCGTCGACGAGGAGAGCCCGTACTACGAGGTCGCGGTCGAGAGCGAGCAGTTCAGGCCCGTCCCGCTCGAGGACGTCGAGGTCGAGGACGGGAGCCGTGCCACCGTCGACATCGTGGTCGTCGAACGCGACTCGACCGCCGACACCGGGGACGGCGTCGTCGATCTCTCGGGCCCGTCGACGCGGGTGACCATCACCGCCTACGGGGAGGTCGGCGATCCGGCGGCCGACGCGTTCCGGGACGCGATCGAGGACCACAACGATGCGCGGATGGCCCGGGAGGACGACGAAGCGGCCGCCTACCCGATCCAGGTGACGATCGACTACCGGGACCGGAATCTCGACTCCCGATCGGCCGGGACCGAGTCCACGGCTCCCGTCGACGGGGGCGGCGGAACGGGCGCGGACGATGGTTCGGGACCGGGGAACGACGATACGGGAGCGGGGGACGACGATCGGACGGGAGCCACTGGAGACGAGACTGCAGACGACGGTTCCGGAACCACCGGCGGGGACGGCGGCAGCCTGCAGGTCCCCGACGTCGGTGGCGGTGCGGCGGCCGACCAGCCGACGCCGGGGACGCCGGGGTCGATCTCGCCGCCGTTCCCCTTCGAATCGCTCGTGCTCGCGTTCCTGTTCGTCGTGCCGATGAACTTCGTCATCCAGGCCTACGGGAGCACGATCGTGGACGAACGCGTCAAGCGCCGCGGCGAACTGTTGCTCGTCTCCCCCGCCTCGCGATACGAGATCGTCGCCGGGAAGACGCTGCCGTACCTGCTCGGGCTCGTCGGGGTCGTCGTCGCCATCGCGTACGCGGTCGGGGGCGGTCCGCTCTCGGTCGCGGCGGCGATCCCGATCGCCCTGCTCTTCCTGGCGGCGACGTTCGCCGGGGCGATGCTCGCGCGCTCGTTCAAGGAACTCACGTTCGTGACGGTGACGATCAGCGTCTTCCTGACGACCTACACGTTCATTCCGGCGATCTTCACCGACGTGAACCCGATCGCGCTCATCTCGCCGCTGACGCTCGTCGTGATGGACCTGCAGGGCGATTCGGTCCGACTCGGGGAGTACCTCTTCTCGACCGGCCCGTTCTACTGCAGTGCGGCCGTCTGCTTCCTGCTCGGGATCGGGCTCTACCGCGAGGAGGACATGTTCGACCAGAAGCCGATCCCGGCAAAAGTCGTCGACGCGATCGCCGGCCGGGTTCGGGGGTATCGGAGCGTCCCACTGCTGTCGATCCTCTTTATCCCCTTCGTCTTCGCGGCGCAGTTGCTCGCCGTGGCGCTCCTGTTCGCCGTCCCCGAGACGATCGCGCTCCCGGCCATCGTCGTCGTCGCGGCGGCGATCGAGGAAGCCGCGAAGAGCGTCCACGTCTACGCCGGCTTCGCCCGATCGCGGTTCGACCCGACGCTCCGGACTGCCGTCGTGGTCGGTGCGCTGTCGGGCGCGGGCTTCTTCGTCGGCGAGAAGGTCACCCACGTCGCGCAGCTGGTCGGGATGCCGGACCTGACCGTCGGCGTCGCGGCGTTCGGGCCGGAACTCTCGAGCAATCCGCTCGTGCTCGTCGCCGTCTTCCTCGCGCCGCTCGTCTTGCACGCCGTCACGGCGGTCGTCGCCGCCGTCGGCGCGAGCCGCGGCCCGACCGGGTACGCGGTGGGGTTCGTCGCGGCGACGCTCGTGCACGCGGCCTACAACGTCGGGGTGATCTCCCTTGTCGCGTGATCGCGAGTCGTGGCGATCGACCGGCGAGTCGGGGCCCCGGGGACCGAATCCGCCGACGGCCGACGAGGCGGGAGCCGACGAGTCGCCGTTGCGCGCGAAACTGGCCGTCGGCCGGCGGGAACTGCGATCGCTTCGCACGGAGAAGACGATCCTGCTCGCGCTGGCGATCCAGCTGTTCATCGCGGCGTTCTCCTCGTTTCTCGTCGTCGGGCTCGTCTCGCTGTACGACCCCGGTGCGGTCGACGGCTACGAGACGGAAGTCGCGATCACGGGCGACGACACGGGTCAGCTACTCCGGGTCGCGGATCAGCAGGACGGTCTCGAACCTACCCACTACACGGACCGATCGGCCGCCTACAGCGCCTTCGACGGCGGGAGAGCCGCGGCCGTCCTGGACGCGAACCGGGACGACGACGGGCGGTTGCACGTCAGGGTACTCGCTCCCGAAGAGGGGATCGAGACGACGCTCGTCGTCGTCCAGCTTCGCGAAACCCTGGAGCGCGCCGAGCACGTCGAGCGCCAGCGCAACGCCGATCGGCTCGCCGAACCCCCGCTCGATCTGCCCCGCGAGGTGGGTGCGAGCCCGTACGTCGCGTTCACCTACACCGTCTTGCTTCCGCTCCTGTTGTTCCTCCCGGTGTTCATCAGCGGCTCGATCGTCGTCGACTCCCTGATCGAGGAACGCCAGCGAGGGACGCTGACGTTGCTCCGCGTCGCACCCCTCTCGCTCGCCGACATCGTCGACGCGAAGCTCCTCACGGTCGCGGCGCTCGCCCCGATCCAGGCGATCGCCTGGCTCGTCCTGCTGGCCGTCAACGGGACCGCGATCGCGGGGCCGGTCGCGCTGGTCGTCCTCGTCGGCGCGCTGTCGTTGCTCGTCGTGGGACTCGGCACGATCGTCGCGCTGTACGCTCCCGACAGACGGCAGGCGCAGCTGCTCTACTCCGGCGGCATCGTCGGCGGGCTGGTCGTGGCCAGCCTCCTGCCCGAGCATCCGGCGAACACCATCGCGAAGTTCGCGATCGGGGCGGCGACGACGATGAGCTGGCTCCTGCTCGGTCTCTACGGCCTGCTCGGGATCGCGGCGTTTCTCGCGGTCAGGAAGAGCGTCGCACTGGTCGACCCCGAGTCGCTGTGAGGCGACCGCACCGGCGTTTCGTGGACTGGCCGAACCCGATGCCGTGACGGCTCGATAAACCGTTCTCGCGCTGAAAACCGTTGACAACGAGGCTATTAAGGCCGGTGGACCGAATCGATACTGCTGTGCCATCTGACACCACACGCCGGGGCGTGCTCGCGGGCGCGCTCGCCGCCGGAATCGGCGGCCTGACGCTCTCCTCGGCGCGAGAACTCCTGGCCCAGTTCGCGCCGCTGTCGGGTCGCGCCTGGGACGCCGCCGATCGGAGCCTCCCGGAGGCCGTCGAGAGTCCCTACGGCGAGGCGACCGTCCGCGTCGACGAGCACGGCGTCCCGCACGTCGCGGCCGACGACGAATCGGCGGCGTACTTCGCCGTCGGCTACGTGCAGGCGTTCGATCGGCTCTTCCAGCTCGACCTCCAGCGGCGGGTCATGCGTGGCCAGCTCTCCGAAATCGCGGGGGAGGCCACGCTCTCGGACGACGAGTTCCACGTCGCGATGGATTTCGCGGGCGCGGCCGAGACGACCTGGGATCACGTCTCGGAAACCGCCGCGGGACCGCTCGTCGAGGCCTACGCCGACGGCGTGAACGCCGCGATCGATCGCGAGCAACTCCCGCTCGAGTTCGAACTGCTGGACTACGAACCGCGCGAGTGGACTCCGGTCGACTCGATGCTGATGGAGAAACAGATCTCGTGGGACCTGACCGGCGACTTCGGCGACCTCCGGCGGGCGCTGGTCGCCGATCGTCTCGGCGAGGACGTCGCCGCCGAACTCTACCCCGATCGGCTCGAGCACGAGACGCCGATCCTGCGGGACGCGGTCGACGCGGACCGCCTCGACGACGGCTCGAACGGCTCGGACGGGACGGCGGCTATCGGGACCGGGACCCGGACCGGATCCGAAGACGACCGCCGATCCGTCGGCTCCAGCCTGACGGGGTACCTCTCCCGGTTCGAGTCGCCGACTGGGGTCGGCTCGAACAGCTGGGTCGTCTCGGGCGAACACACCGACAGCGGGACGCCGATCGTCGCGTACGACCCGCACCTGACGCTGATGACGCCGCCGCTGTGGTACGAACAGCACGTCGAGACGCCCGAGACGTCGGTTCGCGGGGCGACCTTCCCGGGCGTCCCGTTCGTGATCGCGGGTGCGAACGGGACCGGGACGTGGTCGTTCACCAACGTCGGTGCGGACGTGCTCGACTGCTACGGCTACGAGATCGACGACGCGGGCGAGCGCTACCGCTACGAGGACGAGTGGCGCGAGTTCGATATCGAGGAGCGAGAGATCGCCGTCGCGGACGGCGAGAACCGCACGCTCACCGTGCGAAAGACGGTCCACGGGCCGGTAATCGAACGCGAGGAACGGACGGTCGGCGTCGCCTGGACCGGCCACACCGCCACCCGGACGACCGAGGCGATCTACGAGTTCGGGCGCAGCGACGACCTCGAAGACCTGCTCGAGTCGACCCAGAAGTTCGACCTGCCGACGCAGAACCTCGTCTACGCGGACGCCGACGGCCGGACGCTGTACTACGCCACGGGGAAACTCCCGATCCGGACGATCGACGGCGACGTCGTGTCCGGAAACCGCATCTTCGACGGCTCCGCGGGCGAGGGTGAATGGGAGGGGTTCACGCCGTTCGGCGAGTCCTCCTGGGACGGGTTCGTCCCGTTCGAGGAGAAACCCCACGCGATCGATCCGGACGTCCTCGCGACGGCCAACCAGCGAGTCACCGACGACCCGAACCACTACGTCGGCGTCGCCTACGCCTCGCCCTATCGCGGCGCGCGAATCTACGATCGGCTCGACGAGCGGATCGAGAGCGGCGAGTCGACGGATCTCGCGTTCCACCGCGACGTCCAGTCGGACACCCGGGACGGCCGGGCGGATCAGCTCGTCCCGGACCTCCTGGCCGCGATCGAGGAACGCGACGAAATTGACGATCGGATCGGCGACGCCGCAGGGACGCTCGAGGACTGGGATCGCCGGATGAACCGCGATTCTGACGGCGCACTCGTCTTCGCACGCTGGATCGACCACTTTCGGGACCGCGTCTTCGAGCCCGTCTTCGCGGACGCCGACCTGGACGCGTCGTACTATCCGCGCGACTGGGTGCTCGCGACCCTCCCCGCGGACAGCCCCGTCTTCGCCGATCGCTCCCGGGCGGACGCGATGGTCGCGGCGCTCGAGGCGGCGATCGACGAGATCGACGACGAGGGCTGGGAGACCTACGGCGACTGGAACACGACGGGGCCGATCGCACACCCCTTCGGCGGCGAGGCACCCTTCCTCGACTACGCGGAGCGCCCGGCGGACGGCTCGGCGGCCACGGTCAAGAACTACCGGGTCGACTCCGCCGTCGGGTCGAGCTGGCGGATGGTCGTCGAACCCGGCGGCGACGCCACGGCCATCCTCCCTGGGGGCAACTCCGGGGACTACTTCTCGGCCCACTACGACGACCAGTTCCGGCGGTGGCTCGACAACGACCAGAAATCCATGGACCGATCGATCGACGACGACGCGGACGTGACCGTCACCTTCGAGGGGGGATCGTCGTGAGTTCCCCGGGGTCGGAGGCCGGTTCGGAGTCGGACGAGGACCGGCGCCCGGACGACCATCGCTCGGGGAGGGGCGGGACGCCCGCGAACCCGCTCGATCGCGTTCGGAGGGAGTCGCGAATCCACGCCGTCGCACTCATCGCCGCGGTCGCGATCGGACTGGTCGCCGCGTGGCTCCACTGGGCCGGACTGCTCCTCGGCGGGGCACTCGTCGGACTCGTCGCCCCGACCCTGCGGCGGGCGGTCCTCGGTACGATCGGCTTCGGGGCGCTCGTCCTCGTCGTCTTCGCCGTCTCCCTCGGCGGATCCGTGGGGGCCGTCGTCGGGATGGTACCGGTCGTCTACCTCGTGGTCGCCGCCGCGTTCGGCCTGCCGCTCTTCGGGTCGCTAGTCAGGGGTCTCATCTGATCGGCCGGCCATCCGCAGCCGCCGCTCTCCAGTGTCGCGAACGCCGAAAAACGCTGGATGACGGAAAACGGCCGATGACGGGCGCGGTCAGTCGCCGCGATCGAACACGCGCTTGATTCGCGAGACGATGCCACTGTCGTCGTTGCGAGTCGCGTCTCGATCGTTGTGTTCGTCCGCCATACGTCAGGACCAAATAGTGACTTGCTCCACTAAAAATTGGCGGGACGGATCGCGGTTCGATCGCCGGACCACGTACAGTTTTGGCCGTGTCGCGTGTACGCGCTCGCATGGAGTACACGACGCTGGGTGACACCGGCATGGAAGTCAGCCGACTCTGTCTCGGCTGTATGAGTTTCGGGTCGAGCGACTGGCGCGAGTGGGTCCTCGACGACGAGGAGAGCAAGCGAATCATCGATCGAGCGATCGACCTCGGGATCAACTTCTTCGACACCGCCAACATGTACTCGACGGGGGAATCGGAGCGCATCCTCGGCGAGGCGCTTGAGGGTCACCGCGAGGAGTCGGTCGTCGCCACGAAGGGCTACTTCCAGATGCGCGAGGACGACCCGAACTCGGGCGGCCTCTCCCGGAAGGCGATCGAGCAGGAACTGGCGGCCAGCCGCGACCGGCTGGGGATGGACACGATCGATCTCTACCAGATCCACCGCTGGGACGACGACACGCCGATCGAGACGACCCTGCAAGCGCTCGACGACGCCGTTCGCCGCGGGCACGTCCGCTATCTCGGCGCGTCCTCGATGTGGGCCCACCAGTTCGCCGACGCCTTGCACGCAAGCGATCGGCTGGGCCTCGATCGGTTCGTCACGATGCAGAACCACTACAACCTCGTCTATCGGGAGGAAGAGCGCGAGATGCTGCCGCTCTGTGAGAAGGAAGGGATCGGCGTCCTCCCGTGGTCGCCGCTGGCCCGTGGGTATCTCACGCGCCCGCACGAGGAGATCGACGCGACCACCCGCGGCGAGACGGAAGAACACATGTACGAGCACCCCTACCGCGAGGGGGGCGGCCGGGAGATCAACGAACGCGTCGCGGAAATCGCCGCCGACAGGGGTGCGACGATGGCCCAGATCGCGCTCGCCTGGCTCCTCCACAAGGACTGGGTCGACGCGCCGATCGTCGGCACCACGA
Encoded here:
- a CDS encoding aldo/keto reductase, with translation MEYTTLGDTGMEVSRLCLGCMSFGSSDWREWVLDDEESKRIIDRAIDLGINFFDTANMYSTGESERILGEALEGHREESVVATKGYFQMREDDPNSGGLSRKAIEQELAASRDRLGMDTIDLYQIHRWDDDTPIETTLQALDDAVRRGHVRYLGASSMWAHQFADALHASDRLGLDRFVTMQNHYNLVYREEEREMLPLCEKEGIGVLPWSPLARGYLTRPHEEIDATTRGETEEHMYEHPYREGGGREINERVAEIAADRGATMAQIALAWLLHKDWVDAPIVGTTSVEHLEQAVEALEISLSASDIAYLEEPYEPVPVSGHD
- a CDS encoding ABC transporter permease; translated protein: MSGPSGPGDDLPGRLHRLRGQWSRTGRIARWEVVRSASTVDRKTVAVLAAMLVVVGVVGISVAGDGMGLEDGIYVVGVDEESPYYEVAVESEQFRPVPLEDVEVEDGSRATVDIVVVERDSTADTGDGVVDLSGPSTRVTITAYGEVGDPAADAFRDAIEDHNDARMAREDDEAAAYPIQVTIDYRDRNLDSRSAGTESTAPVDGGGGTGADDGSGPGNDDTGAGDDDRTGATGDETADDGSGTTGGDGGSLQVPDVGGGAAADQPTPGTPGSISPPFPFESLVLAFLFVVPMNFVIQAYGSTIVDERVKRRGELLLVSPASRYEIVAGKTLPYLLGLVGVVVAIAYAVGGGPLSVAAAIPIALLFLAATFAGAMLARSFKELTFVTVTISVFLTTYTFIPAIFTDVNPIALISPLTLVVMDLQGDSVRLGEYLFSTGPFYCSAAVCFLLGIGLYREEDMFDQKPIPAKVVDAIAGRVRGYRSVPLLSILFIPFVFAAQLLAVALLFAVPETIALPAIVVVAAAIEEAAKSVHVYAGFARSRFDPTLRTAVVVGALSGAGFFVGEKVTHVAQLVGMPDLTVGVAAFGPELSSNPLVLVAVFLAPLVLHAVTAVVAAVGASRGPTGYAVGFVAATLVHAAYNVGVISLVA
- a CDS encoding winged helix-turn-helix transcriptional regulator, coding for MPPAQSDAETRERNAEACPVIESLEQIGSQWRLAVLHTLLDGEQRFNELKRSTGANARTLSRVLDDLGEMGFVERRIEEESPIATYYSLTEKGESLEPVFDEIECWASEWLDGTALDAPEQ
- a CDS encoding ABC transporter ATP-binding protein — translated: MAILEVDDLRKEYGGFVAVEGSSFSIERGEVFGVVGPNGAGKTTTLKMLAGLVEPTDGHAVVAGHTPGEPAMQRRLGFLPEESPLYEEMTAVEYLSFFADLYGVPDSVADERIAASLDRLELEHRDRRIGNVSKGMKRKVAIARALVNDPDVLIFDEPASGLDPLTTNYIIEFTRELAAEGKTVVFSAHNLFHVESICDRVVIMNDGRIIARGSVEEIRDAHGGTEYHVYATADAGDGIAENGHYRHVVEEMAAVESIRETVQAAGGRVVDIETKTPTLEEIFLEVAGDAAEADV
- a CDS encoding NUDIX hydrolase, producing the protein MEPLSDPVRLRTRSDVDVHEETRTVPQAEFEAMRGTVDSHVAVGLPNDDGAVLLQDDGSHGWSLPAFTVESGEEWTAIGRQGVTRLAGVPVELDRPERLRRIDIQPDGTADGGIRMYNVVYRAVPVEGRPVTDDVPADVRDVDWFDRVPAEQDGELAADIRLFVA
- a CDS encoding ABC transporter permease: MSRDRESWRSTGESGPRGPNPPTADEAGADESPLRAKLAVGRRELRSLRTEKTILLALAIQLFIAAFSSFLVVGLVSLYDPGAVDGYETEVAITGDDTGQLLRVADQQDGLEPTHYTDRSAAYSAFDGGRAAAVLDANRDDDGRLHVRVLAPEEGIETTLVVVQLRETLERAEHVERQRNADRLAEPPLDLPREVGASPYVAFTYTVLLPLLLFLPVFISGSIVVDSLIEERQRGTLTLLRVAPLSLADIVDAKLLTVAALAPIQAIAWLVLLAVNGTAIAGPVALVVLVGALSLLVVGLGTIVALYAPDRRQAQLLYSGGIVGGLVVASLLPEHPANTIAKFAIGAATTMSWLLLGLYGLLGIAAFLAVRKSVALVDPESL
- a CDS encoding short-chain fatty acid transporter is translated as MSSTDTAAAGGNVIERAGERIADVVERWMPSPFLFAIILSYVVFVVGMVVEGQGPSDMVLHWYDGFWAFLTFAMQMVLIIMTGFVIAYHPRVNDGLQRLAAVPNSPQQAVVLVGVVSMALAWIHWGFSLVVGAIFAREMGKAAYRKGIDVHYPLLCVAGYMGLGLTWHWGLSGSAPLLLATPGNEFVELGIVDGPVATSATIFSTYALTLTVLSIVFAAIVLYLLTPSARRAEDITAYIPEAELFEASADGGTGEDAVDEPTPETGSDGGPDDGPVPAERIDNSKLLGGIIALTGVAVVGWQFWTQGLDALNLNVLNFAFLFVGIAIYTQPAVYRERFGEAAEAAAGIILLFPFFAGIQGMMTGSGLAETMAEGLLAVSSVDTFPVIAWLTAAVVNLFVPSGGGEWIVLGPSVLEAAHDLGVPTGQATMAYAVGDAHTNLLNPFWALPLLAITRIRAREMFGYAIAMLLALIPFLAVALYVVPY
- a CDS encoding penicillin acylase family protein → MPSDTTRRGVLAGALAAGIGGLTLSSARELLAQFAPLSGRAWDAADRSLPEAVESPYGEATVRVDEHGVPHVAADDESAAYFAVGYVQAFDRLFQLDLQRRVMRGQLSEIAGEATLSDDEFHVAMDFAGAAETTWDHVSETAAGPLVEAYADGVNAAIDREQLPLEFELLDYEPREWTPVDSMLMEKQISWDLTGDFGDLRRALVADRLGEDVAAELYPDRLEHETPILRDAVDADRLDDGSNGSDGTAAIGTGTRTGSEDDRRSVGSSLTGYLSRFESPTGVGSNSWVVSGEHTDSGTPIVAYDPHLTLMTPPLWYEQHVETPETSVRGATFPGVPFVIAGANGTGTWSFTNVGADVLDCYGYEIDDAGERYRYEDEWREFDIEEREIAVADGENRTLTVRKTVHGPVIEREERTVGVAWTGHTATRTTEAIYEFGRSDDLEDLLESTQKFDLPTQNLVYADADGRTLYYATGKLPIRTIDGDVVSGNRIFDGSAGEGEWEGFTPFGESSWDGFVPFEEKPHAIDPDVLATANQRVTDDPNHYVGVAYASPYRGARIYDRLDERIESGESTDLAFHRDVQSDTRDGRADQLVPDLLAAIEERDEIDDRIGDAAGTLEDWDRRMNRDSDGALVFARWIDHFRDRVFEPVFADADLDASYYPRDWVLATLPADSPVFADRSRADAMVAALEAAIDEIDDEGWETYGDWNTTGPIAHPFGGEAPFLDYAERPADGSAATVKNYRVDSAVGSSWRMVVEPGGDATAILPGGNSGDYFSAHYDDQFRRWLDNDQKSMDRSIDDDADVTVTFEGGSS